TTGAAGTTGATATTGTTTTAAAAAAAGATCAACGTACAGGTAAGCTAACTAGAGGCGTGGTTAAAGATTTACTGACAAAATCAGCACAACACCCACATGGCATTAAAGTGCGGCTTGAAGATGGACAAGTAGGTCGTGTGAAACATATTTATTAAACAAATAAGCCAGTTCCTATAGTTAAAGGAGCTGGCTCAACTTTACTGTTCAAATTACTTTATTCAAATGCTTTTTTCAATCGCAAAAGTCCGTCTTGGACCACTTCACGAGGGCATGCGATGTTCATTCTTACAAACCCTTCTCCACCTTGACCGAATTTCGGTCCTGCCTCAAGGCCTAACCTCCCTTTGTGTATTAGTAATTTCTTTAGATCCTCATCCGTATATCCAAGTTCCCGGCAATCTAACCAAACTAAGTATGTGGCTTGAATGTCGATCATTTTTACTTTAGGAAGGTGTTCAGATAAAAAACGATTAACAAGGTCGACATTGCCTTTTAAATAATCGAGCAAGTTTTCGAGCCATTCATCACCTTCTTTATAGGCTGCTTCCATCGCTGAAATTCCCAAAGGATTAAGGGTGAACTGTCCTTGGCTTTTATGAATCGCTTTTATTTTTTTCCGGTATTCTACATTTTCGCTAATCATTGCTGATACTTGGAGGCCAGCAAGGTTAAATGTTTTACTAGGTGCAATCAATGTAATCGTACGTTTAGCGATTTCCTCTGATAATGATGCAAATGGAATATGTGTATGGGGCTTGTAGACAAGGTCTGAATGTATTTCATCTGAGACGACGGTCACATCATATTTTTCACAAAGCTCGGCAATCGTTGTAAGCTCCTCTTTTTTCCATACGCGTCCCACTGGATTGTGTGGGTGACAAAGGATAAAGAGCTTTACGCCATTTTTGAGTGATGCTTCGAACGCTTCAAAATCGATTTCATAGTTTGAATCTCCTTGAACGAGTGGGCAATTGACGAGTTCTCGATCATTTGCCTTTGGAATCGTTAAGAAGGGTTCGTAAATCGGTGACTGAACTAAGACTTTATCTCCAGATACTGTTAATGCTTGGATGATGGTTGCGATTGACTTGACGACGCCAGGACTGTATAGAAGCCAACTTTTTTTGACATTCCATGTGTGGCGTCGCTTTTGCCAATCGATGATAGCTTCAGACACTGAATCACCAACATATGTATAACCAAAAACCCCATGATTCACACGCTCGTTGAGAGCATCTATAACAGCTTGAGGTGGTGAAAAATCCATATCAGCAACCCACATCGGTAAAATATCGTCAGTCCCAAACACTGCCTTCGTCATATCCCACTTTAATGATGATGTTCCTTTGCGAGAGATTACTTGATTAAAAGACATCCAATCTTCCTTTCATATTAGAACTATAGATAAATCGTTCTTTTCTACTTTTTTAGAACATTTCTATGGATATTTTCGCTTCTCATGGAGCAAAATCCTTTTGAATGAGTTATTTATAAGGTTGCAAAGTTCTGAATTCCCAAAGTTATTTAACTATGCATTTTAATAGTGCTCATTTATAATGAATATAGCAATTATTACTATTTTCATAGTAGTAAAGAAACAAAAGTTAACGACCGAAAATAATGGAGGAATGAACGTTGCTATTACAATCATTAACCAAATCAAAGCGACAAACAAGCCAGCAAACCTGGGAGGATAGAGGAGAAATTCACGTATCAGCTGAGTTACAACAGCAGCTTGAGATGATTCAACTGACTGAAAGGGACTTAGGAGTGGTGAAATCTCTCAAGCCATACATAGAAAAAGATATTGAAGAGATTGTTGATCAATTTTATAACAATTTATTTCGTAACGATGAATTAGTTGAGATCATTAATGAGCATAGTTCGGTAGATCGGTTGAAAGTAACGTTAACAAGGCATATTCAAGAAATGTTTAATGGTGTAATTGATGAAGAGTTTGTAAGGCAACGGATTATTATTGCTCACACCCATGTTCGAATAGGTCTCGAGCCGAAATGGTATATGTGTGCCTTTCAAGACTTGCTACAATCCGTTGCTACTATATTAGAAAAAGAAATTAAGAGTGCAGAAGACCGTTTTAAAGCGTTGATCGCTGTGACAAAAATATTAAATATTGAACAACAACTAGTTCTTGAAGCATATGAAAAAGAAAATGAACGTATTCGAAATGAGGAAGCCAAGGCGAAGGAAGTTTTAAAACAAAAAGTAAATGGAACGGCGGAAGAATTAGCTGCTTTATCAGAGGAAACGAGTGCGTCGATTGATGAAATAAAGAATAAAGCTGAGGACGTCGTAACCCATAGCCAACTTGGTTCTAAATCGTCGGGTGAGGTTGAACGTTTGTCAAAAGAGGGACAAGCGAAACTAAAAGGCCAATATGACGAAGTAGAAAAAATCGATCGATACATGGAGCAGATTACAGAAGAAATTGAAGCACTTAAAGGGATGTCTGATAAAATTAGTGACATCGTTACCATCGTCCAATCAATTGCAGACCAAACAAACTTATTAGCATTAAATGCTGCGATTGAAGCAGCTCGAGCTGGAGAAGCGGGGAAAGGTTTTGCGGTCGTTGCTGATGAAGTTAGAAAACTATCAGAGCAAACGAAAGACTCTGTTAGTAACGTTTCAGACTTAATTTTAAAGACGAAAGACCGGATTGATACTGTATCAAAGGATGTCTTTAGTATTGAAGAGCTAATTGGAAAAAATGCTGAAGGGCTCGGGAATACGAATCACTTCTTTGATCATATTGTTTCCGAAACAGAAAAAGCGAAAGAGCAAAATACGAATGTCGAGGAAGAATTAAAAGGTGTCAACGCTGTTATTAAAGAATTAAACGAAGCTGTTTATCAAATTGCCGTTACAGCAGACAACTTAAATGCAGAAGCAAAAACATTATAAAAATGAGCGGACGAAGCCCTCTATAGCTGGAAAAGCTTTAGGGGTTTTTCAATGCGATAAATGGTGAGAAAAGACCTCACTTTATCTCTGTGCTATACTACAAAGGGATTGTTAATTTACTGATAGGAGTGGTTTTAATGAACGAAATGACATTAAATAATGGCGTAAAGATACCACAACTCGGTTTTGGCGTCTGGCAAGTGGAAGATGAAGCAGCGACTCCGGCAGTTTTGAAAGCGCTTGAAGTTGGGTACCGTTCGATTGACACAGCGATGATTTACAAAAATGAACGTGGCGTAGGTAAAGCGCTAAGCGAGACGAATGTACCACGTGAAGAATTGTTCATCACAACGAAAGTGTGGAATGCCGATCAAGGCTATGAAAATACGTTAAAAGCATTTGATGAAAGCTTAGAAAAGCTCGGCTTAGACTACGTCGATTTATATCTTATCCATTGGCCGACACCTGAATTTGACGAATATGTTGATACATACAAAGCATTAGAAAGGCTTTATCACGACGGAAAAGTGAAGGCAATTGGCGTCTGTAACTTTGATATTGATCACCTCCAGCGTCTTATTGATGAGTGTGACGTGGTGCCTGTCTTAAATCAAGTAGAGTGCCACCCATACTTAGCACAAAATGAACTGAAAGATTTCTGTAAAAAGCATGATATTTTTGTGGAAGCATGGAGCCCTCTTATGCAAGGTGGAGAAGTGTTAGAAAATGAAGTTATTCAAGCCCTTGCAGAAAAACATGGGAAGACTCCAGCCCAAGTCATTATTCGTTGGCACTTACAAAACAACACAATTGTCATTCCTAAATCAGTCACACCATCACGTATTGAAGAAAACTATGATGTGTTTGATTTTGAGTTAACAAATGAAGATATGGAGACAATAAATGGCTTAGATCGTGGTGAACGAAAAGGGCCTCAGCCTAGTGAAATGAACGTTCGCTAAACGTACGAAACAACAGACAGCTTAGAAAAAAATCCAGGTGCCTGGCACCTGGATTTTTTTCTATTGCCAACGAGCTTTTTCTTTATCGATAGAATCGGCCGTTATAGGTGGCTTTTGCAAAGAATATGGGCAGTGTCGATTATACTTTTTCACTTGTTGGTTAATATTTTTTAAGTATTTTTTCGCTTCCTTTTCGTTAAAGAAGCCTTTGTCTCGCTTGAATATATAGTCAGCAACTAAATCTCTGACTTTATGCTGCAGTTTCACCCATTCAGGAAGGAAGCCGGCATTTTTCAACACACTGTTTAGTGGATCTGAATTTAGTTGCTCATGAGTCAGTGGTTTCCCTTTGCCTGGAAGGTTATCGAAACCGCCTTTCTTTTCATGGTCTTTGTACATACCACCGATTAAATCACGACTTTTATAATCCTCATGGTTCATAAGCGCACACCCTTTGGAAGAGAAGTTGTTCTTTCTTTTATTCAATATATGGAAGAGGAATTCCTTTTAAACGTTTGGGTGTTTTTTTGTGTGGTGAATATTTATTCATATTCGGCAGTCTAATATTCGTTATTGCTCGTTTTTATTCACTTATTGAGTCCGCCACGATTGACTCCGGGTCAGTTGAGTCAGACTCATTTTTGTAGGACTCAATTCATGAGAATCTTTGAGAGAACGAGTGAAGAATAGAGGTCAGACAACAAGTCAACTATACAAACCTGAACTCACTAGCAAAACAACTTTTTCTATGATATAAAAATCAGTCATAATTATTACTTCTTAAGCTTGTACCTCTCACTTCCTAAACGTTCCCCAAATTGATAAACTGAAAGTAGTTTTACATAAAAAGGAGAAACGAAATGAATACGAACATGGAGAAAATCCTCATTGTAACATCTGTAGACGCTGAAAAAGAAGCGATAGAACGTGGGCTAGTGGACGTTTCTAAGTTCGATGTTCACGTCATTGGAGTTGGACCAATGAATGCGGCGGCTGCGACAGCGGTTCAACTTACAAAGCAAAAGTACGATCTCGTTATTAATATGGGAATTGGCGGCGGCTTTCCAGAAGTTGCTGAAGTTGGTTCTATTGTCGTTTCAACAGAACAGGTTGCTGCAGATCTTGGGGCAGAGTCACCAAATGGATTTAAGCCAATCGAGGAATTGGGATTCGGCGAATCACGAATGATAAACGACTCACAGCTCGTTGCAACCATCGTGACAAAACTCAAGAAAGCGGATCTCTCGACTTATCAAGGTCCAATTCTTACATTAGCAACGGTTACAGGCACGAGAGAGACTACTCAAGTTTTAGCTGAAAGAATACCTGGAGCAGCTGTTGAAGCAATGGAAGGCTTTGGCGTTGCAACAGCAGCAAAACAGCAAGGCATTCCGACTGTTGAAATCAGAGCCATTTCAAATCCAGTTGGACCGAGAGACCGCGGAGCGTGGAAAATTAAAGAAGCGTTACAAGCATTAGAAAAAGCAAGTGTAGCGTTAAAGGAGGTCTTTTAAATGAACATCGCATATTCACCGTGTCCAAATGATACATTCGTTTTTCATGCATGGGCACATGGATTAATTGAAGGAGCACCAGCGCTTGATGTGACGTATGCAGACATTGATAAAACAAACCAATGGTCAGCCAAAGGCGAAGGCCCAGAAGTGATGAAAATTTCGTTTGCGGCACTGCCTTGGGTGTTAGATGAGTACGCCCTTATCCCGTGCGGTGGGGCGCTTGGGCGCGGATGTGGCCCCCTTGTTCTAACAAAAGAAGGAGTGGATGAGCCTTCATTTTTAAGTGGAAAAACTGTTGCAGTCCCAAGTGAAAAATCGACGGCTTATCTTTTGTTTAGACTGTGGGCAGCGCAACAAGTACCAGGCGATGTAGGTGAAATCATTGTCATGCCATTTCACGAAATTATGCCAGCTGTACGAGATGGGAAAATTGATGCAGGATTAGTGATCCATGAAGCCCGTTTTACATACGGGGAGTATGGTCTTCATATGATGACAGACCTTGGTAACTGGTGGGAAGAAGATACAGGGCTTCCAATACCTTTAGGAGCAATCATTGCGAAACGGTCATTAGATGTGTCTTCCATTACAAAATGGATTCGTGAATCGGTTGACTACGCGTGGGAAAACCCAGAAGCTTCTCAAGATTACGTGATGAAGCACGCACAAGAAATGAGTGTCGACGTAGCAAAATCGCATATTGACCTTTACGTCAATGGGTTTACGCGAGACCTTGGTGAAGATGGCTTTAAAGCGATTGAATCGCTACTTGGCCGAGCCGCAGAAGAAGGATTTGTTCCGAAGTTTGATCTAGAATTATTACGAAAATAAAACATATCAAGTCCAGATCTAGCATGATCTGGACTTATTTACGGCAACTGGCAACGGTATATCACCAGGTGAGAGGTACCTGGAACAACATGGGATTTCATAGCTTGTTTACAACTCGAGTAATTCTTTTATCTTACTTTCTATTGCTTCGGGCTTTGTTTTAGGAGCGTACCGAGCAACGACATCTCCATTATGGTTTACAAGAAACTTCGTAAAGTTCCATTTGATCGATTCATTTAGAAGGCCTGGTTTTGCTTTTGTTAAAAATTCAAATACAGGGTGGATGTCGGCGCCTTTTACGTCCACTTTTTCGGTGAGGGGAAAGGATACGCCATAGTTTTTTCTGCAAGCGGTCAAGACCTCATCATTATCCCCAGGCTCTTGATTTAAAAATTGATTGCTCGGAAACCCCAAGATCACGAGCCCATTATCTTTATACTGCTCATACAGCCGTTCTAACTGAGAGAACTGTTTGGCAAACCCGCACTTCGTTGCTGTATTAACAATAAGAACGACACTTCCTTTGTATTCAGCTAAATCCTTCGTTTTTCCATCTATCATCGTTACTTTATAGTCATGTAAGTTCATTTTGAGACACTCCTTTAAACACTTGTATAACGTTAACTTCCCATGTTTCATAACGCTTCATATGTAAGCTGATTTCTCCTGTTTTCAGCCATTCAAACGCTTCAAGAACGAGTGGTGAGAAATTGTCTTTTAAAACATCTTGCTCAGAGACCCATGTAGCACCTATCGAGTCCTGGCCGGCAAATTGCTCAGGTTAACTGTCCACTTATTTTATGAACAAGGTAAAAAACAGCAATATGATGTACATCGGTAAACTCTTTCCACTCCCATGGTAGCATAAAGTCTGTCACACCTATATTTTTAATGATTTCAACATTCACTCCCGTTTCCTCGTAGAACTCTCTTTTCATTGCAGTAATTAAGCTTTCTGATTCTTAAATTTAATAAAGCAATGAGAAAGCACATGAACATTAAATAGTATAAAACAATGATTGACATAACACCATATGGTTATATAAACTATAAAATAACACCAAAAGGTTTCATAAAAAAGGAGAGTTACAATGTCTGAACAAAATAACCAATTACCTGAAATTCAAAAACACCTCGTTTTAAATGCACCAATTCAAAAGGTATGGGATGCAGTCGCAACTTCTGAAGGAATTGCAGAATGGTTTATGCCGAATAATTTTGAACCAAAAGAAGGGCATGAGTTTTACCTCGAATCACCATTTGGCCAATCGCCTTGTAAGGTAACTGAAATTGATGAGCCGAATAA
The Bacillus shivajii DNA segment above includes these coding regions:
- a CDS encoding YwbE family protein, with protein sequence MDGQYRQNIQTGVEVDIVLKKDQRTGKLTRGVVKDLLTKSAQHPHGIKVRLEDGQVGRVKHIY
- a CDS encoding MalY/PatB family protein encodes the protein MSFNQVISRKGTSSLKWDMTKAVFGTDDILPMWVADMDFSPPQAVIDALNERVNHGVFGYTYVGDSVSEAIIDWQKRRHTWNVKKSWLLYSPGVVKSIATIIQALTVSGDKVLVQSPIYEPFLTIPKANDRELVNCPLVQGDSNYEIDFEAFEASLKNGVKLFILCHPHNPVGRVWKKEELTTIAELCEKYDVTVVSDEIHSDLVYKPHTHIPFASLSEEIAKRTITLIAPSKTFNLAGLQVSAMISENVEYRKKIKAIHKSQGQFTLNPLGISAMEAAYKEGDEWLENLLDYLKGNVDLVNRFLSEHLPKVKMIDIQATYLVWLDCRELGYTDEDLKKLLIHKGRLGLEAGPKFGQGGEGFVRMNIACPREVVQDGLLRLKKAFE
- a CDS encoding methyl-accepting chemotaxis protein, with translation MTKILNIEQQLVLEAYEKENERIRNEEAKAKEVLKQKVNGTAEELAALSEETSASIDEIKNKAEDVVTHSQLGSKSSGEVERLSKEGQAKLKGQYDEVEKIDRYMEQITEEIEALKGMSDKISDIVTIVQSIADQTNLLALNAAIEAARAGEAGKGFAVVADEVRKLSEQTKDSVSNVSDLILKTKDRIDTVSKDVFSIEELIGKNAEGLGNTNHFFDHIVSETEKAKEQNTNVEEELKGVNAVIKELNEAVYQIAVTADNLNAEAKTL
- a CDS encoding aldo/keto reductase — translated: MNEMTLNNGVKIPQLGFGVWQVEDEAATPAVLKALEVGYRSIDTAMIYKNERGVGKALSETNVPREELFITTKVWNADQGYENTLKAFDESLEKLGLDYVDLYLIHWPTPEFDEYVDTYKALERLYHDGKVKAIGVCNFDIDHLQRLIDECDVVPVLNQVECHPYLAQNELKDFCKKHDIFVEAWSPLMQGGEVLENEVIQALAEKHGKTPAQVIIRWHLQNNTIVIPKSVTPSRIEENYDVFDFELTNEDMETINGLDRGERKGPQPSEMNVR
- a CDS encoding DnaJ family domain-containing protein, producing MNHEDYKSRDLIGGMYKDHEKKGGFDNLPGKGKPLTHEQLNSDPLNSVLKNAGFLPEWVKLQHKVRDLVADYIFKRDKGFFNEKEAKKYLKNINQQVKKYNRHCPYSLQKPPITADSIDKEKARWQ
- a CDS encoding futalosine hydrolase, which codes for MNTNMEKILIVTSVDAEKEAIERGLVDVSKFDVHVIGVGPMNAAAATAVQLTKQKYDLVINMGIGGGFPEVAEVGSIVVSTEQVAADLGAESPNGFKPIEELGFGESRMINDSQLVATIVTKLKKADLSTYQGPILTLATVTGTRETTQVLAERIPGAAVEAMEGFGVATAAKQQGIPTVEIRAISNPVGPRDRGAWKIKEALQALEKASVALKEVF
- a CDS encoding 1,4-dihydroxy-6-naphthoate synthase, producing MNIAYSPCPNDTFVFHAWAHGLIEGAPALDVTYADIDKTNQWSAKGEGPEVMKISFAALPWVLDEYALIPCGGALGRGCGPLVLTKEGVDEPSFLSGKTVAVPSEKSTAYLLFRLWAAQQVPGDVGEIIVMPFHEIMPAVRDGKIDAGLVIHEARFTYGEYGLHMMTDLGNWWEEDTGLPIPLGAIIAKRSLDVSSITKWIRESVDYAWENPEASQDYVMKHAQEMSVDVAKSHIDLYVNGFTRDLGEDGFKAIESLLGRAAEEGFVPKFDLELLRK
- a CDS encoding glutathione peroxidase; protein product: MNLHDYKVTMIDGKTKDLAEYKGSVVLIVNTATKCGFAKQFSQLERLYEQYKDNGLVILGFPSNQFLNQEPGDNDEVLTACRKNYGVSFPLTEKVDVKGADIHPVFEFLTKAKPGLLNESIKWNFTKFLVNHNGDVVARYAPKTKPEAIESKIKELLEL
- a CDS encoding NUDIX hydrolase; the encoded protein is MNVEIIKNIGVTDFMLPWEWKEFTDVHHIAVFYLVHKISGQLT
- a CDS encoding SRPBCC family protein, producing MSEQNNQLPEIQKHLVLNAPIQKVWDAVATSEGIAEWFMPNNFEPKEGHEFYLESPFGQSPCKVTEIDEPNKLSFTWDRSGWFVTFELTEVDGKTEFTLTHGGWGNAEDVITGTGEKQGTVHDRMNNGWESIVYDALKKAVEG